The Bernardetia litoralis DSM 6794 genome includes a window with the following:
- a CDS encoding PKD domain-containing protein: MMKINFLPTFLLYVILINSFVLFSYSDAFSQRSCHTSETEYYLNNKDKIAGSEAFEKKLNGYIIQRREALKNNPLLHKVQKTEATYRIPIIVHVVHNGEAIGEGSNISAAQIYGQIEVLNEDFNFTNPDKDETLDIFKDVAANPSIEFVLATVDQNGNPLAEVGIHRSKGCLKQWDSATFDTYAKPVTVWDTNNYFNIWVTNLRVGAYGYAQFPILSDLDGIRNENKAANTDGVVVNYRNFGSIEKTSTIQALIEAAPLNLGRTLTHEVGHFFGLLHTWGDENLSCASDDFCTDTPNTSTRQRGCNLNEDACESGQIVMTQNFMEYTDDACMTLFTEDQTERIQAVLAISPRRKELLTSKTADPITNKLFANFSSNQRVTKNGKIKFTNQSLATGSKQIDTYQWTFTGGTPSTSNEQNPTITYSQEGNFSATLKISSNDGTEDTRQVIIEVIDDNLTALDETLLDFEDRDFEKEGWSFERTDISNWRLFSDGAYSASDFSVYSPNYDYRSCESELTFISPFIRIPTSNVLEISFDVAYSYDINQLSDSLEISYTTDGGDKFVPIWKLGGEELKTAITQTATFNPSPSQWKSHKFYIEIEDDISFMQVKFRNIGANNNNLYLDNLGIRQITNLQAPIIDFDVNYPLILLSETAHFYSKTEYGIDFNWTINGNTNIQATGSTPQILFNQEGIYDVTLQSSNPLDTKEQTQTNAIEVIRGRKINSIDEQNLSNETLNGQPLAGHDGEITVSKAEFFNDFGFANKIHAVDIFFADAALSSLNETFDVVMWSVDADGKPNQELYRQEVLYSLINRDIFERRQFTRVIFEEAQDVPTQFFISVELEYETGNTFSIFTEKKAEGKGWEKKANGDWLSYAANRGQNYSNAISVILSPDEILGTDDDENLSNLIKLYPNPSQGSFSLETQDLRIETIEIYNSIGQIIYQKNISNTFISNFDIQLKQPSNGMYLVKIQTQKGIITQKLIIQN; this comes from the coding sequence ATGATGAAAATCAATTTTTTACCTACATTTTTGCTTTATGTTATTTTAATAAATAGTTTCGTTTTATTTTCTTATTCTGATGCTTTTTCGCAACGAAGCTGTCACACTTCAGAAACAGAATACTATCTAAATAATAAAGACAAAATAGCAGGAAGTGAAGCCTTTGAAAAGAAATTGAATGGTTATATTATTCAAAGAAGAGAAGCCCTAAAAAATAATCCATTACTTCATAAAGTTCAAAAAACAGAAGCGACTTACAGAATTCCCATTATCGTTCATGTAGTTCATAATGGAGAAGCAATAGGAGAAGGAAGTAATATTTCGGCTGCACAAATTTATGGACAAATTGAAGTCTTGAATGAAGATTTTAATTTTACAAATCCTGATAAAGATGAAACGCTAGATATTTTTAAAGATGTAGCTGCTAATCCAAGTATTGAATTTGTATTGGCAACCGTCGACCAAAATGGAAATCCTCTTGCAGAAGTAGGAATTCATCGCTCAAAAGGATGTTTAAAACAGTGGGATAGTGCTACTTTTGATACTTATGCAAAACCTGTAACAGTTTGGGATACTAATAATTACTTTAATATTTGGGTAACTAATCTTAGAGTAGGAGCGTATGGATATGCACAATTTCCAATTTTATCTGATTTAGATGGAATAAGAAATGAAAATAAAGCTGCTAATACAGATGGTGTCGTAGTTAATTATAGAAATTTTGGCTCAATAGAAAAAACATCAACTATTCAAGCGCTTATTGAAGCTGCTCCTCTCAACTTAGGACGCACTCTTACTCATGAAGTAGGTCATTTTTTTGGTCTTTTGCATACTTGGGGAGATGAAAATTTAAGTTGTGCAAGTGATGATTTTTGTACAGACACTCCTAATACATCTACTCGTCAGAGAGGTTGTAATCTAAATGAAGATGCTTGTGAAAGTGGTCAAATAGTAATGACACAAAATTTTATGGAATATACAGATGATGCCTGTATGACACTTTTTACAGAAGACCAAACCGAACGCATACAGGCTGTTTTGGCTATTTCGCCTCGTAGAAAAGAACTTTTGACTTCAAAAACTGCTGACCCAATAACAAACAAACTATTTGCTAATTTTTCTTCTAATCAAAGAGTAACTAAGAATGGAAAAATTAAATTTACTAATCAATCTCTAGCAACAGGAAGCAAACAAATTGATACTTATCAATGGACTTTTACAGGTGGAACACCATCAACATCTAATGAACAAAATCCAACAATTACTTACTCACAGGAGGGAAATTTTTCAGCTACTTTGAAGATTTCATCTAATGATGGAACAGAGGATACTAGACAAGTTATAATTGAAGTAATTGATGATAATCTAACAGCCTTAGATGAAACTTTATTAGATTTTGAAGATAGAGATTTTGAAAAAGAAGGCTGGAGTTTTGAAAGAACAGATATTTCAAATTGGCGACTGTTCTCAGATGGAGCATATAGCGCAAGTGATTTTTCTGTTTATTCTCCAAATTATGATTATCGTTCATGTGAATCTGAACTTACTTTTATTTCTCCTTTCATAAGAATACCAACAAGTAATGTTCTTGAAATTAGTTTTGATGTTGCCTATTCTTACGATATAAATCAGCTTTCTGATTCGTTAGAAATCTCATATACAACCGATGGAGGAGATAAATTTGTTCCTATTTGGAAATTAGGAGGAGAAGAACTCAAAACAGCAATTACACAAACAGCTACATTTAATCCGTCGCCTTCGCAATGGAAATCTCATAAATTTTATATAGAGATTGAAGATGACATTAGTTTTATGCAAGTAAAATTTAGAAATATTGGTGCAAATAACAACAACTTATATTTGGATAATTTAGGCATTCGTCAAATAACTAATTTGCAAGCTCCTATTATTGATTTTGATGTCAATTATCCTTTAATTTTACTTTCTGAAACAGCACATTTTTATTCTAAAACAGAATATGGTATAGATTTTAATTGGACAATTAATGGAAATACAAATATTCAAGCAACTGGTAGTACCCCCCAAATATTATTTAATCAAGAAGGAATTTATGATGTTACTTTACAATCTAGCAATCCATTAGATACAAAAGAACAAACTCAAACAAATGCAATTGAAGTGATTAGAGGTAGAAAAATAAATTCTATTGATGAGCAAAATCTATCAAATGAAACTCTGAATGGACAACCTTTGGCTGGGCATGATGGAGAAATTACAGTAAGTAAAGCTGAGTTTTTTAATGATTTTGGGTTTGCAAACAAAATACATGCTGTCGATATTTTCTTTGCTGATGCTGCTCTGAGTAGTTTGAATGAAACTTTTGATGTGGTGATGTGGTCAGTAGATGCTGATGGAAAACCAAATCAAGAATTATATAGACAAGAAGTTTTGTATTCATTAATAAATAGAGATATTTTTGAAAGAAGGCAATTTACAAGAGTTATTTTTGAAGAAGCTCAAGATGTTCCGACTCAGTTTTTTATTAGTGTAGAGTTGGAGTACGAAACTGGAAATACTTTTAGCATTTTTACAGAGAAAAAAGCTGAAGGAAAAGGATGGGAGAAAAAAGCAAATGGTGATTGGCTTTCTTATGCTGCAAATCGTGGTCAAAATTATTCAAATGCTATTTCTGTAATTTTATCACCCGATGAGATTCTAGGAACTGATGATGATGAAAATTTGAGTAATCTAATTAAGTTATATCCAAACCCAAGTCAAGGAAGTTTTAGTTTGGAAACTCAAGATTTAAGAATAGAAACGATTGAAATTTATAATTCTATTGGTCAAATTATTTATCAGAAAAATATCTCAAATACCTTTATTTCTAATTTTGATATTCAATTAAAACAACCTTCAAACGGAATGTATTTAGTCAAGATTCAAACTCAAAAAGGAATCATTACTCAAAAATTAATTATTCAAAACTAA
- a CDS encoding STAS/SEC14 domain-containing protein: MMPFYESPDKSITSFINNKEEYIIIKMEGDINDEEYKEVFMLLLDREKTQGYTKVLFNQENVGNVSSKSRAWLVLKFIPMLQKQLGTNFEVAVVKSSTTFQRITAQVLLKSIMAINNKFRIGYFEDRNTAKEWLASKKK, from the coding sequence ATGATGCCTTTTTACGAAAGTCCTGACAAATCCATTACTTCTTTTATTAATAATAAAGAAGAATATATTATTATTAAAATGGAGGGTGATATAAATGACGAAGAATATAAAGAAGTTTTTATGCTTCTTTTAGATCGTGAAAAAACACAAGGTTATACCAAAGTTTTATTTAATCAAGAAAATGTAGGAAATGTTTCATCAAAATCAAGAGCTTGGTTGGTCTTGAAATTTATACCAATGCTACAAAAACAACTAGGAACAAATTTTGAGGTTGCTGTGGTAAAATCTAGTACAACATTTCAACGAATTACTGCACAAGTACTTCTAAAATCAATTATGGCAATTAATAATAAATTCAGAATTGGTTATTTTGAGGATAGAAATACAGCTAAAGAATGGTTAGCTTCTAAAAAGAAATAA
- the ahcY gene encoding adenosylhomocysteinase has protein sequence MLETTKATRYKVKDITLAEWGRREMQLAEAEMPGLMALREEYGASQPLKGARIAGCLHMTIQTAILIETLTALGAEVTWSSCNIFSTQDQAAAAIAATGVPVFAWKGLTEEEFDWCIEQTLFFGEGENRKPLNMILDDGGDLTNMVLDRYPELVAGIGGISEETTTGVHRLYERLKNGTLPLPCINVNDSVTKSKFDNKYGCRESCVDAIRRATDVMMAGKVAVVGGYGDVGKGSAASLRGAGARVIVTEVDPICALQAAMDGFEVKKMVDAVKEADIIVTATGNKDILTSKHFLSMKDKAIVCNIGHFDNEIDMAWLNGTYGSSKVEIKPQVDLYTLENNQQVLVLAEGRLVNLGCATGHPSFVMSSSFTNQVLAQLELYTNRDAYKNEVYILPMHLDEKVARLHLAKLGIELEELSKEQADYIGVTPEGPYKPTYYRY, from the coding sequence ATGCTAGAAACAACTAAAGCCACTCGTTATAAAGTAAAAGACATCACTCTTGCAGAATGGGGTCGTCGTGAAATGCAATTAGCAGAAGCAGAAATGCCAGGTTTGATGGCTCTTCGTGAAGAATACGGAGCTTCTCAACCACTCAAAGGCGCACGTATTGCAGGTTGTCTTCACATGACAATCCAAACGGCTATTTTGATAGAAACACTTACTGCACTTGGTGCAGAGGTTACATGGTCTTCTTGTAATATTTTCTCTACACAAGATCAAGCTGCTGCTGCTATTGCTGCAACAGGTGTTCCTGTATTTGCATGGAAAGGTCTTACTGAAGAAGAATTTGACTGGTGTATCGAACAAACTCTTTTCTTTGGAGAAGGCGAAAATCGTAAACCATTAAATATGATTCTTGATGATGGTGGAGACCTTACTAACATGGTTTTGGATCGTTATCCTGAATTAGTTGCTGGTATTGGTGGAATTTCTGAAGAAACTACAACTGGTGTTCACCGTTTGTATGAGCGTTTGAAAAATGGAACACTTCCATTGCCTTGTATCAACGTAAATGATTCAGTTACAAAATCAAAATTTGATAACAAATATGGTTGTCGTGAGTCTTGTGTAGATGCGATTCGTCGTGCTACTGACGTAATGATGGCTGGTAAAGTAGCTGTTGTAGGTGGTTATGGCGATGTAGGAAAAGGCTCTGCTGCTTCTCTTCGTGGTGCTGGTGCAAGAGTTATTGTTACTGAAGTTGATCCAATTTGTGCGCTTCAAGCTGCAATGGACGGCTTTGAAGTTAAGAAAATGGTTGATGCAGTTAAAGAAGCTGATATTATCGTTACTGCAACAGGTAATAAAGACATCTTAACAAGCAAGCATTTCTTGAGCATGAAAGATAAAGCTATTGTTTGTAATATCGGACACTTCGACAACGAAATCGATATGGCATGGCTTAACGGAACTTATGGAAGTTCTAAAGTAGAAATCAAACCTCAAGTAGATTTATATACTTTAGAAAACAACCAACAAGTTCTTGTTTTGGCAGAAGGACGTTTAGTAAACTTAGGTTGTGCAACAGGACACCCTTCTTTTGTAATGTCTAGTTCATTCACAAATCAAGTATTGGCTCAATTAGAGCTTTATACAAATCGTGATGCTTACAAAAATGAAGTTTATATCCTTCCTATGCACTTAGATGAAAAAGTTGCTCGTTTGCACCTTGCTAAGTTAGGAATTGAGTTAGAAGAACTTTCTAAAGAACAAGCTGATTATATCGGTGTAACTCCAGAAGGTCCTTATAAGCCAACTTATTACCGTTATTAA